In Streptomyces alboniger, the following are encoded in one genomic region:
- a CDS encoding TIGR03767 family metallophosphoesterase, whose protein sequence is MPRIRSVATATAATATAAAGAASVAAGAAGRLDRRALLAATGAVTLSAGIGYALGPGAGSGNASPAGHAAVPRSRQAPAAPLAPYRSGTTLLTTAAARGTSGYRRLGDGPAWPRVVRGDLAAAKPGREGRRTALAAFVQFTDLHLVDVQHPLRYEYLRAQTASAWRPHESLSVAGAVSLVERVNALRGAPATGSPLHCVVTTGDNTDNNSRTELDWFLKVMSGGRVTPNTGDPRRYEGVQDSGLKLYWHPDDALRDADKSLGFPRLPGFLDAAVRDVNSPGLDLPWYSTVGNHDALPGGCWAPKDSYFTEFAVGGKKLMSLDETRGAALWQAVKKGRDPKGAHFKELLKSEARRMRSITPDESRAPFTPAEYVLAHLAPAHAGAGPVGHGYTEENLASATQYYSFRVSDDVLGISLDTTDPGGHYEGSLGTAQLRWLERELAANERRAGGPSYVVVLSHHTSRTMRNLRHDPAHPGEARHGGEEVLALLGRHRSVLAWVNGHSHKNAITPHRTPHGSFWEVSTASHIDFPQLARVVELADNHDGTVSVLTTLIESAAPHRTDFADLSQTGLAALYRELSFNAPGAKPALGGEAGDRNTELVLRKG, encoded by the coding sequence ATGCCGCGCATACGCTCTGTCGCCACCGCAACTGCCGCAACCGCCACGGCCGCCGCGGGAGCCGCCTCCGTCGCGGCCGGCGCCGCGGGCCGCCTCGACCGCCGCGCCCTCCTCGCCGCCACCGGCGCGGTCACCCTCTCCGCGGGCATCGGCTACGCGCTGGGCCCCGGCGCGGGCTCCGGCAACGCCTCACCCGCGGGCCACGCCGCCGTCCCGCGCTCCCGGCAGGCACCCGCCGCGCCCCTCGCCCCGTACCGGAGCGGCACCACGCTGCTCACCACCGCCGCCGCGCGCGGCACATCCGGCTACCGGCGGCTCGGCGACGGGCCCGCCTGGCCGCGCGTGGTGCGCGGCGACCTCGCGGCGGCGAAGCCGGGGCGGGAGGGGCGCAGGACCGCGCTCGCCGCCTTCGTGCAATTCACCGACCTGCACCTGGTCGACGTACAACACCCTCTGCGGTACGAGTACCTGCGCGCACAGACGGCGAGCGCCTGGCGGCCCCACGAGTCGCTCTCGGTGGCCGGCGCGGTCTCCCTCGTCGAGCGTGTCAACGCCCTGCGCGGCGCCCCCGCCACCGGCTCCCCCCTGCACTGCGTCGTGACGACCGGTGACAACACCGACAACAACTCCCGCACCGAACTCGACTGGTTCCTCAAGGTGATGAGCGGCGGCCGCGTCACCCCCAACACCGGTGACCCGCGCCGCTACGAAGGCGTGCAGGACAGCGGCCTCAAGCTGTACTGGCACCCGGACGACGCCCTGCGCGACGCCGACAAGTCACTCGGCTTCCCGCGGCTGCCCGGCTTCCTCGACGCCGCCGTCCGCGATGTCAACAGCCCCGGCCTCGACCTGCCCTGGTACTCCACGGTCGGCAACCACGACGCGCTGCCCGGCGGATGCTGGGCACCCAAGGACTCGTACTTCACCGAATTCGCCGTCGGCGGGAAGAAGTTGATGTCCCTGGACGAGACGCGGGGCGCCGCCCTGTGGCAGGCCGTGAAGAAGGGGCGGGACCCCAAGGGCGCCCACTTCAAGGAACTCCTCAAGAGCGAGGCGCGGCGCATGCGGTCCATCACGCCGGACGAGTCCCGGGCACCCTTCACGCCCGCCGAGTACGTCCTGGCGCACCTGGCCCCCGCCCACGCGGGCGCGGGCCCGGTCGGCCACGGCTACACCGAGGAGAACCTCGCGTCGGCCACCCAGTACTACTCCTTCCGCGTCAGCGACGACGTGCTCGGCATCAGCCTGGACACCACCGACCCCGGCGGCCACTACGAGGGCTCGCTCGGCACGGCACAACTGCGCTGGCTGGAGCGTGAGCTGGCCGCCAACGAACGCCGCGCGGGCGGACCCTCTTACGTCGTCGTTCTCAGTCACCACACCAGCCGGACCATGCGCAACCTCCGCCACGACCCGGCGCACCCCGGTGAGGCCCGGCACGGCGGCGAGGAGGTCCTCGCGCTGCTCGGCCGCCACCGCTCCGTCCTCGCCTGGGTCAACGGCCACAGCCACAAGAACGCGATCACCCCGCACCGCACCCCGCACGGCTCCTTCTGGGAGGTCTCCACGGCCTCGCACATCGACTTCCCGCAGCTGGCGCGGGTCGTGGAGCTGGCCGACAACCACGACGGCACGGTCTCCGTCCTCACCACGCTCATCGAGTCCGCCGCCCCGCACCGCACGGATTTCGCCGACCTCTCCCAGACCGGTCTCGCCGCGCTCTACCGCGAACTGTCCTTCAACGCCCCCGGCGCGAAGCCCGCCCTGGGCGGCGAGGCGGGCGACCGGAACACGGAGCTGGTGCTCCGCAAGGGCTGA
- a CDS encoding NUDIX hydrolase, translating into MQKELRVAAYAVCVRDGQVLLARWVAGDGSKRWTLPGGGMDHGEDPYDTVIREADEETGYVVEPVALLGVDSLRRRYPRRLGAVADFHGLRILYEGRVTGGELRHETEGSTDLAAWHALESVPHLDRVGLVDIGLELWRSRPADGHIDRAADPGR; encoded by the coding sequence GTGCAGAAAGAACTCCGGGTGGCGGCCTACGCCGTATGCGTACGCGACGGACAGGTGTTGCTCGCCCGCTGGGTGGCGGGCGACGGCAGCAAACGCTGGACGCTGCCCGGGGGCGGCATGGACCACGGCGAGGATCCCTACGACACCGTGATCCGCGAGGCCGACGAGGAGACCGGGTACGTCGTCGAACCGGTGGCGCTCCTCGGCGTCGACTCGCTGCGCCGCCGCTACCCCCGCAGGCTCGGCGCCGTCGCCGACTTCCACGGGCTGCGCATCCTGTACGAGGGGCGGGTCACCGGCGGCGAACTGCGCCACGAGACCGAGGGCTCCACGGACCTCGCGGCCTGGCACGCGCTGGAGTCCGTGCCGCACCTCGACCGCGTCGGACTCGTCGACATCGGCCTCGAACTGTGGCGCTCCCGCCCCGCCGACGGGCACATCGACCGCGCCGCCGACCCGGGCCGGTGA
- a CDS encoding S8 family serine peptidase, whose translation MPRSSSSARHAPRLAIAVGLTAALCATGAAPMAFAADDAPVPEPKSAAAKLGAADAGLLADAKADGDKTVTMMVATAPGATEQVADQLDDVKGGSVGRTYDRLGYVRATVPTGKAEAAIKSAAKLSSVHAIDLRHEIELDDPTPAADRAEGAKPGARGTYPGPDKNTPAKNPYNPSAETGAVDFVKKNPKADGRGVTIGVLDSGIDLGHPALKKTTTGERKITDWVTATDPIVDADGTWRRMTNPVTGPVFTWDSETWKAPAGSFQVNRFRESATTGGDAKGDLNRDGDTTDSWGLLYDPAAGTVRVDLNDNKDFTDDETMKPYKDGHQVAYFGKDDPATDVVERIPFVVEIRKDVPTDPYGGDWVGKKADFVNIGLIESEHGTHVAGITAANGLFGGRMNGAAPGAKLVSSRACTWTGGCTNVALTEGMIDLVTKRGVDIVNMSIGGLPALNDGNNARAALYTRLIDTYGVQLVVSAGNSGPGANTIGDPSLADKVISVGAAISKETWAANYGSAVEKKYAMMNFSSRGPREDGGFTPVISAPGSAINTTQTWLPGSAVTEAGYQLPAGYSMLQGTSMASPQAAGASALLLSAAKREKVDLTPAELRTALTSTASHIRGEQAYEQGTGLIDVVDAWEAIEDGAKAHTYTVKAPVDTALDQELKKPGTGIYDREGGLRAGQKRTYDVTITRTSGPDRGIRHELDLAKNHEGTFRLLGKGDVTLPLNEPVTVRVQAKAKSAGLHSAILTVDDERTEGIDQQIMSTVVVSAPLAEPSFSYEADGSVQRNSTTSYFVTVPKGAKSLEVALGGLKDKSQTRFIAVHPYGVPVDSTSSLVCYPNYENPANTCRPDLRSYAEPQPGVWEIEVESRRTSPLLDNPYKLKVSALGVDFDPAVQTVPEAKVGTPAPVAWKAVNKFAAVDGKLKGGSLGSAESARPTIGQGATQTSTVVVPEGAERLDVAIGSPADVAADLDLAVKKDGKVVGSSAEGDSEETVSLSKPAAGTYTIEVVGYSVPTGSTAYDYRDVFFSGALGKVTVDESKRVRLGSGDSAQVEAKVEAKAPAAEGRELFGEVSLLNAGGTVAGNGSVKIEKVTP comes from the coding sequence ATGCCCAGATCCAGTTCCAGCGCGAGACACGCGCCCCGCCTCGCGATAGCCGTCGGCCTCACCGCCGCGCTCTGCGCGACCGGGGCCGCACCCATGGCCTTCGCGGCGGACGACGCCCCCGTGCCCGAGCCCAAGTCCGCCGCGGCCAAGCTCGGTGCGGCCGACGCGGGCCTGCTCGCCGACGCCAAGGCGGACGGCGACAAGACCGTCACGATGATGGTCGCGACCGCCCCCGGCGCCACCGAGCAGGTCGCCGACCAGCTCGACGACGTCAAGGGCGGCTCGGTCGGCCGCACCTACGACAGGCTCGGCTACGTCCGCGCGACCGTGCCGACCGGCAAGGCCGAGGCCGCGATCAAGTCGGCCGCGAAGCTGTCGTCCGTGCACGCCATCGACCTGCGGCACGAGATCGAACTGGACGACCCGACCCCCGCCGCCGACCGCGCCGAGGGCGCGAAGCCCGGCGCGAGGGGCACCTACCCGGGCCCGGACAAGAACACCCCCGCGAAGAACCCGTACAACCCGTCCGCCGAGACCGGCGCCGTCGACTTCGTGAAGAAGAACCCGAAGGCCGACGGCCGCGGCGTCACCATCGGTGTCCTCGACTCGGGCATCGACCTCGGCCACCCGGCGCTGAAGAAGACCACCACCGGCGAGCGCAAGATCACCGACTGGGTGACCGCGACCGACCCGATCGTGGACGCGGACGGCACCTGGCGCCGGATGACCAACCCGGTCACCGGCCCCGTCTTCACCTGGGACAGCGAGACGTGGAAGGCCCCGGCGGGCTCCTTCCAGGTCAACCGCTTCCGTGAGTCGGCCACCACCGGCGGCGACGCCAAGGGCGACCTCAACCGCGACGGCGACACCACCGACAGCTGGGGCCTCCTGTACGACCCGGCGGCCGGCACGGTGCGCGTCGACCTGAACGACAACAAGGACTTCACCGACGACGAGACGATGAAGCCGTACAAGGACGGCCACCAGGTCGCCTACTTCGGCAAGGACGACCCGGCGACCGACGTCGTCGAGCGCATCCCGTTCGTCGTCGAGATCCGCAAGGACGTGCCCACCGACCCGTACGGCGGCGACTGGGTCGGCAAGAAGGCCGACTTCGTCAACATCGGCCTCATCGAGTCCGAGCACGGCACGCACGTCGCGGGCATCACCGCCGCCAACGGCCTGTTCGGCGGCAGGATGAACGGCGCCGCCCCCGGCGCCAAGCTGGTCTCCTCGCGCGCCTGCACCTGGACCGGCGGCTGCACCAACGTCGCGCTCACCGAGGGCATGATCGACCTCGTCACCAAGCGCGGGGTGGACATCGTCAACATGTCGATCGGCGGCCTGCCGGCGCTCAACGACGGCAACAACGCGCGCGCCGCCCTCTACACCCGCCTCATCGACACCTACGGCGTGCAGCTCGTGGTGTCCGCGGGCAACTCCGGCCCCGGCGCCAACACCATCGGTGACCCGAGCCTCGCCGACAAGGTCATCTCGGTCGGCGCCGCCATCTCCAAGGAGACGTGGGCCGCCAACTACGGCTCCGCCGTGGAGAAGAAGTACGCGATGATGAACTTCTCCTCGCGCGGCCCGCGCGAGGACGGCGGCTTCACGCCGGTCATCTCGGCGCCGGGCTCGGCCATCAACACCACGCAGACCTGGCTGCCGGGCTCCGCGGTCACCGAGGCGGGCTACCAACTGCCCGCCGGCTACTCGATGTTGCAGGGCACGTCGATGGCCTCCCCGCAGGCCGCGGGCGCCTCGGCGCTGCTGCTCTCCGCCGCCAAGCGCGAGAAGGTCGACCTGACCCCGGCCGAGCTGCGCACCGCCCTCACCTCCACCGCGAGCCACATCCGCGGCGAGCAGGCGTACGAGCAGGGCACCGGCCTGATCGACGTCGTCGACGCCTGGGAGGCCATCGAGGACGGCGCGAAGGCCCACACGTACACGGTGAAGGCCCCGGTCGACACCGCCCTCGACCAGGAGCTGAAGAAGCCCGGCACCGGCATCTACGACCGTGAGGGCGGCCTGCGGGCCGGCCAGAAGCGGACGTACGACGTCACGATCACCCGCACCTCGGGCCCGGACCGCGGCATCCGCCACGAGCTGGACCTGGCCAAGAACCACGAGGGCACCTTCCGCCTCCTCGGCAAGGGTGACGTCACGCTGCCGCTGAACGAGCCGGTCACCGTGCGGGTCCAGGCGAAGGCCAAGTCGGCCGGTCTGCACAGCGCGATCCTGACCGTCGACGACGAGCGCACCGAGGGCATCGACCAGCAGATCATGTCGACGGTCGTCGTCTCGGCGCCGCTCGCCGAGCCCTCGTTCTCGTACGAGGCCGACGGCTCGGTGCAGCGCAACAGCACCACGTCGTACTTCGTGACCGTGCCCAAGGGCGCCAAGTCCCTCGAAGTCGCCCTCGGCGGCCTGAAGGACAAGAGCCAGACACGGTTCATAGCGGTGCACCCCTACGGCGTCCCGGTCGACTCCACGTCGTCGCTGGTCTGCTACCCGAACTACGAGAACCCGGCCAACACCTGCCGCCCTGACCTGCGTTCGTACGCCGAGCCGCAGCCCGGCGTCTGGGAGATAGAGGTCGAGTCGCGCCGCACGTCGCCGCTGCTCGACAACCCGTACAAGCTGAAGGTCTCCGCGCTCGGCGTCGACTTCGACCCGGCCGTGCAGACGGTCCCCGAGGCGAAGGTCGGCACCCCCGCGCCCGTCGCCTGGAAGGCCGTGAACAAGTTCGCCGCGGTCGACGGCAAGCTGAAGGGCGGCTCGCTCGGTTCCGCCGAGTCGGCGCGGCCCACCATCGGCCAGGGCGCCACGCAGACCAGCACGGTGGTCGTGCCCGAGGGCGCGGAGCGGCTCGACGTCGCCATCGGCTCGCCCGCGGACGTCGCCGCCGACCTGGATCTGGCCGTCAAGAAGGACGGCAAGGTCGTCGGCTCGTCGGCGGAGGGTGACTCGGAGGAGACGGTGAGCCTGTCGAAGCCGGCCGCCGGTACGTACACGATCGAGGTGGTGGGCTACTCGGTGCCGACCGGCTCGACCGCGTACGACTACCGGGACGTGTTCTTCTCGGGCGCGCTCGGCAAGGTCACGGTCGACGAGTCGAAGCGCGTGCGGCTCGGCAGCGGCGACTCGGCGCAGGTCGAGGCCAAGGTCGAGGCGAAGGCCCCGGCCGCCGAGGGCCGTGAGCTGTTCGGCGAGGTGTCCCTGCTGAACGCGGGCGGCACGGTCGCGGGCAACGGCAGCGTGAAGATCGAGAAGGTTACGCCGTAG
- a CDS encoding RNA polymerase sigma factor encodes MLRRRVRRAPQGRAADPLDAAQEDRVRAVLALGGVPHADLPDGVQQVRLKLLERAADGREAPRDVSAWAAVVASNLAMDWHRARRRQERLGERLSALWREAADEDGAEARALSMAVAQGLGELPDAQRQVVVLRFYADLPVRAIADQLGIPEGTVKSRLHTAVRLLRARLHEGEVV; translated from the coding sequence TTGCTGCGCAGGAGAGTGCGCCGCGCGCCGCAGGGGCGGGCGGCGGATCCGCTGGACGCGGCCCAGGAGGACCGGGTGCGCGCGGTGCTCGCGCTCGGCGGGGTACCGCACGCCGATCTGCCGGACGGGGTGCAGCAGGTCAGGCTGAAGCTCCTGGAGCGGGCGGCCGACGGGCGCGAGGCGCCGCGTGACGTGTCCGCGTGGGCTGCCGTCGTCGCCTCCAACCTCGCCATGGACTGGCACCGGGCCCGGCGCAGGCAGGAGCGGCTCGGCGAGCGGCTCTCCGCGCTGTGGCGGGAGGCGGCCGACGAGGACGGCGCCGAGGCGCGGGCGCTGTCGATGGCGGTGGCGCAGGGCCTCGGCGAGCTGCCGGACGCCCAGCGGCAGGTCGTGGTGCTGCGCTTCTACGCAGATCTGCCGGTCCGGGCGATAGCGGACCAACTGGGCATTCCGGAGGGCACGGTCAAGAGCAGGCTGCACACGGCGGTACGGCTCCTGCGGGCGCGGCTGCACGAAGGGGAGGTGGTGTGA
- a CDS encoding aspartate-semialdehyde dehydrogenase: MKVGIVGATGQVGKVMRKILVERKFPVDELRLFASARSAGTVVDGVTVEDASTADYSGLDIVLFSAGGATSRALAERVASQGAVVIDNSSAWRMDPEVPLVVSEVNPHAVANRPKGIIANPNCTTMAAMPVLKPLHAEAGLEALVVATYQAVSGSGLAGVDELFEQVKKVGEDAPKLTHDGSAVDFPEPDKYVAPIAYNVLPMAGSIVDDGLNETDEEQKLRNESRKILEIPELKVSGTCVRVPVFTGHSLQVNARFARPLSPERATELLSKAEGVVVTDVPTPLVAAGKDDSFVGRIRKDETVDNGLAFFISDDNLRKGAALNAVQIAELVAAELKG; the protein is encoded by the coding sequence GTGAAGGTCGGAATCGTCGGAGCCACCGGTCAGGTCGGCAAGGTCATGCGCAAGATCCTCGTCGAGCGGAAGTTCCCGGTCGACGAGCTGCGCCTGTTCGCCTCGGCCCGCAGCGCCGGGACGGTCGTGGACGGCGTGACCGTCGAGGACGCCTCCACCGCCGACTACTCCGGCCTTGACATCGTGCTGTTCTCGGCCGGTGGCGCCACCTCCAGGGCCCTCGCCGAGCGGGTCGCCTCGCAGGGCGCGGTCGTGATCGACAACTCTTCCGCCTGGCGTATGGACCCCGAGGTCCCCCTCGTCGTGTCCGAGGTCAACCCGCACGCGGTGGCGAACCGCCCCAAGGGCATCATCGCCAACCCGAACTGCACGACGATGGCCGCGATGCCGGTCCTCAAGCCGCTGCACGCCGAGGCCGGCCTCGAAGCGCTGGTCGTCGCCACCTACCAGGCGGTGTCCGGCTCCGGTCTCGCCGGTGTGGACGAGCTGTTCGAGCAGGTCAAGAAGGTCGGCGAGGACGCCCCGAAGCTGACCCACGACGGCTCCGCGGTCGACTTCCCCGAGCCGGACAAGTACGTGGCGCCCATCGCGTACAACGTCCTGCCGATGGCAGGCTCCATCGTCGACGACGGTCTGAACGAGACCGACGAGGAGCAGAAGCTGCGCAACGAATCGCGCAAGATCCTGGAGATCCCGGAGCTGAAGGTCTCCGGCACGTGCGTGCGTGTGCCGGTCTTCACCGGGCACTCCCTCCAGGTCAACGCCCGTTTCGCACGTCCGCTGAGCCCCGAGCGCGCCACCGAGCTGCTCTCGAAGGCCGAGGGTGTCGTCGTCACGGACGTGCCCACGCCGCTGGTCGCCGCGGGCAAGGACGACTCCTTCGTGGGCCGTATCCGCAAGGACGAGACGGTCGACAACGGCCTGGCGTTCTTCATCTCCGACGACAACCTCCGCAAGGGCGCGGCGCTGAACGCCGTGCAGATCGCGGAGCTGGTCGCGGCCGAGCTGAAGGGCTGA
- a CDS encoding MFS transporter produces MSQSTQLPTPPAAVPRRRGGPAVLAVAAATFSVVTTEMLPVGLLTSIGSGLRVSDGIAGLAVTLPGLVAALAALLLPVAVRRADRRTVLCVLMALLAAANLASALAPAFGVLLVARVLVGVCIGGVWAIAAGLGVRLVREEAAGRATAVIFSGIAVASVLGVPAGTLLGELAGWRWGFAALAALALAVAALLATVLPKLPAREGVRLGAFAGLLRIGRLRAGLLAVTLLVTGHFAAYTYVRPVLERVPGIGAGLISGLLLAYGTAGIVGNFAGGAVAARDPRRALLAICAGLGTVVLLLVPAGGSLLASAALLVAWGLAYGGVSVSAQNWVMAAAPHAREAASALFAGVFNVAIALGAFAGGRVADSRGAGDALWLGGALAGLALVAVARAKGAATREG; encoded by the coding sequence ATGTCTCAGAGCACCCAACTCCCCACACCCCCGGCGGCGGTGCCCCGGCGGCGGGGCGGTCCCGCCGTCCTCGCCGTGGCGGCCGCGACCTTCTCCGTCGTCACCACCGAGATGCTTCCCGTCGGCCTCCTCACCTCCATCGGCTCGGGCCTGCGCGTCTCGGACGGCATCGCCGGTCTCGCCGTCACCCTGCCCGGCCTCGTCGCGGCGCTCGCCGCCCTGCTGCTGCCCGTCGCCGTGCGCCGCGCGGACCGGCGTACGGTCCTGTGCGTGCTGATGGCGCTGCTCGCCGCGGCCAATCTGGCCTCCGCGCTCGCTCCCGCCTTCGGCGTCCTGCTCGTCGCACGCGTCCTGGTCGGTGTCTGCATCGGTGGCGTGTGGGCCATCGCGGCCGGTCTCGGGGTGCGTCTGGTCCGGGAGGAGGCCGCGGGGCGGGCCACCGCGGTGATCTTCAGCGGGATCGCGGTGGCGTCCGTGCTCGGCGTCCCCGCGGGCACGCTCCTGGGCGAACTGGCGGGCTGGCGCTGGGGCTTCGCGGCCCTCGCCGCGCTCGCCCTGGCTGTCGCGGCGCTGCTCGCCACGGTGCTGCCGAAGCTGCCCGCGCGCGAGGGAGTCCGGCTCGGCGCCTTCGCCGGACTGCTGCGGATCGGGCGGCTGCGGGCCGGGCTGCTCGCCGTCACGCTGCTGGTCACCGGCCACTTCGCCGCGTACACCTACGTACGCCCCGTCCTTGAGCGCGTGCCCGGCATCGGCGCCGGGCTGATCAGCGGACTGCTCCTCGCCTACGGGACGGCCGGCATCGTCGGCAACTTCGCGGGCGGCGCGGTAGCGGCCCGCGATCCCCGCAGGGCGCTGCTCGCCATCTGCGCCGGGCTCGGCACGGTGGTGCTGCTGCTGGTGCCCGCGGGCGGCTCGCTCCTTGCGTCGGCGGCGCTGCTCGTGGCGTGGGGCCTGGCGTACGGCGGGGTGTCGGTCTCCGCCCAGAACTGGGTGATGGCCGCCGCGCCGCACGCCCGCGAGGCGGCGTCGGCGCTCTTCGCCGGGGTGTTCAACGTGGCGATCGCACTTGGCGCGTTCGCGGGCGGCCGGGTCGCGGACAGCCGCGGGGCCGGTGACGCGCTGTGGCTGGGCGGCGCCCTCGCCGGGCTCGCGCTGGTGGCAGTGGCCCGCGCGAAAGGGGCGGCCACCCGCGAAGGGTGA
- a CDS encoding LysR family transcriptional regulator, protein MNGLEIRELECFLALSEELHFGRAGERLYVSQSRVSQLLAALERRIGARLVERTSRRVRLTPLGESFLTELRPAYEQLTSTVERARAAARGVEGTLRIGFQGTADARLMEAIAAFQERHPGCATEIVEVPFADPFGAVRQGEVDAAIVLLPVAEPDLVLGPVFSSERQTVAVSVRHAFAGRASLAAAELRGTPLIAATGPAPAYWRTAHAPSDTPAPAVRTLQEGLTLVAADRGAMLLCRPTAEYHGRKDVVFVPVDGLPDSVLGMVWHRDGETARVREFARALSGAAAGAVTGEA, encoded by the coding sequence ATGAACGGGCTTGAGATCCGGGAGCTGGAGTGCTTCCTCGCGCTCTCCGAGGAACTGCACTTCGGGCGGGCGGGCGAGCGGCTGTACGTGTCGCAGAGCCGCGTCAGCCAGCTGCTCGCCGCCCTGGAGCGCAGGATCGGCGCGCGGCTCGTCGAGCGTACGAGCCGCCGGGTCCGGCTGACCCCGCTCGGCGAGAGTTTCCTCACCGAACTCCGTCCCGCCTACGAGCAGTTGACGTCGACGGTCGAGCGGGCACGGGCGGCGGCGCGGGGCGTCGAGGGCACGCTGCGGATCGGCTTCCAGGGGACCGCGGACGCCCGGCTGATGGAGGCGATCGCGGCCTTCCAGGAGCGCCATCCCGGCTGTGCGACGGAGATCGTGGAGGTCCCCTTCGCCGACCCGTTCGGGGCGGTGCGGCAGGGGGAGGTGGACGCGGCGATCGTGCTGCTGCCGGTCGCCGAGCCGGATCTGGTGCTCGGCCCGGTCTTCTCCAGCGAGCGGCAGACCGTCGCGGTGTCGGTACGGCACGCCTTCGCGGGGCGGGCCTCGCTCGCCGCGGCGGAGCTGAGGGGGACCCCGCTGATCGCCGCGACGGGACCGGCCCCCGCGTACTGGCGTACGGCGCACGCCCCTTCGGACACGCCCGCGCCCGCGGTCCGCACGCTCCAGGAAGGGCTGACGCTGGTGGCGGCGGACCGGGGCGCGATGCTGCTGTGCCGTCCGACAGCGGAGTACCACGGCCGCAAGGACGTCGTCTTCGTGCCGGTCGACGGGTTGCCGGACTCGGTGCTGGGGATGGTGTGGCACCGGGACGGCGAGACGGCGCGGGTACGGGAGTTCGCACGGGCGCTGTCCGGTGCCGCCGCCGGTGCCGTCACCGGTGAGGCCTGA
- a CDS encoding DUF1203 domain-containing protein, producing the protein MTTTAYTPRPITPDALAQLRDVDDAGRPCVPYVDPEGGDPLRCCLRAVEPGERVALVSYAPLRRWAAESGARPGAYDEQGPVFIHADPCEGPARERDGYPYSRAGALRTVRRYNAEGRIVGGRLLEIPAEETKGFDAAFDEAFADPEVVLVHVRAVEYGCFHFEVRRDV; encoded by the coding sequence ATGACCACCACCGCTTACACCCCCCGCCCCATCACCCCCGACGCCCTCGCCCAGCTCCGTGACGTCGATGACGCGGGGCGGCCCTGCGTTCCGTACGTAGACCCCGAGGGCGGTGACCCGTTGCGGTGCTGTCTGCGGGCCGTCGAGCCCGGGGAGCGTGTCGCCCTCGTGTCGTACGCGCCCTTGCGCCGCTGGGCCGCCGAGAGCGGTGCGCGGCCCGGGGCCTACGACGAGCAGGGGCCCGTCTTCATCCACGCCGACCCCTGCGAAGGGCCGGCCCGGGAGCGTGACGGCTACCCCTACTCCCGGGCCGGGGCCCTGCGGACGGTCCGCCGCTACAACGCCGAGGGGCGCATCGTCGGCGGGCGCCTGCTGGAGATCCCCGCGGAGGAGACGAAGGGCTTCGACGCCGCCTTCGACGAGGCCTTCGCCGACCCGGAGGTCGTCCTCGTGCACGTGCGCGCCGTGGAGTACGGCTGCTTCCACTTCGAGGTGCGCAGGGACGTGTGA